The following is a genomic window from Vitis vinifera cultivar Pinot Noir 40024 chromosome 6, ASM3070453v1.
ttaatttaatattttcttctaaCTCCTCTcagtttatgaaaaaaaaaatataaataaaaaaaatagtttttaatcattttttaaactttttgcATATTGATCCCTTATCccgaaattattttttcatccCCACCTTCTTCATCCTTTGAGATTTCTCTCGCCATCTCTTCCTCTTTCCTCTCATGTTTGGTGCTCATTAGCATCCACACTCCTTTCTTCCTCTTTCATCTTATCACTTCCATTTCCCCACTCTGTCTCttatctctctcacacacataTTTACCCAGCTCCATTGCCCCATGTGATTATTGGATTGCCACCATCACCAACATTGTTGTTAGtcaattttctcatttaaagaaagaaattggaaaaaaaaaacagaaaaaagaattGAGAACACAAATTTAAGGGTTTGTGGGTTTGTTCTTTGTGTGTGAATTTAGGATTTAGTTCAATTCCATtccattattcattttttagacggtttggaaggaaatgaatagattagcctttaggggggggggggggtcttAGAAATTTAGAggtttaaatattcttttgtttgtaatatatggggttgggctaaattgtatatggaAGAGGAGCCGCATTCCCTTTTAGATTTCCTGGAGTGGATTGCCTCCAATTGAGGGgtggtttgttttttggttttttttttgcttgttttggCCTTTGTTGCCTGGTATACGTTCTGTATACATTGGGGTTTTTAGTCTCTTTAATGAATTGtgcttgcttatcaaaaaaaaaaaaaagtttgaagaatgttggggtttctctttgtttttagagttctatTGTTAGGAGTTTTCTCCTTTGTTCAGTTTGTGTaagaaggacctctcatccttcccttggtttcttctctttcttttgtatcttttctttctcctgtatcttttattctattaatacatttttcttcgtttctgatcaaaaaataaaaaaaaccattgaagttaaaaacattcagagaaaaaccttagccctctatttggtttccaagaaataatgcaatagaagaaaacaattttcattctTATGTTCTCTCTCATCTTTTGCttccccaccaccaccacatACACGCACAATAGGGGTCAACTAAGCTAAACACTCATGTAACTTTTAAGTAAAGTAGATTTTTTCTGAATTCCTAAATCCTCATggtgaaatttttttcaatttctcatattttctcaccatataaactaaaaaaattatttcacactactaaatctatttttatccAAGATAACATTCCCAAATAGCAAAGACCGTCAACCTAACAAAAAAGTAATTCTGAGCTGTAATCCAAACTTGTAATAGTTACAAGGTTGCTCAAAGAGCAACCTTAGATCATAACTTCCAGCCATAGCATTCAAAAGCCATAAATCACTCAAAAGTGAAATCCGACCCCTCTGTTTGGGaaccaagaaaatgaagaaaaataaaagaaaaccaaattttgatttctaattcatatttcCCACTTtcttttacacaaaaaaaaaacaaacaaacaaacaaaaaatctcAGAGCAACTAACTAAGTTAAAGAGCCAAAAAGCCATATGAATTTTAAGTAAAGTGCAATCTTCTTCTGTATTGTCGCCCTAGATGGTGaaaaatttatcattcaaaAATTTCTTTCAGCTTCTCAGTTTGAGTGAATTCCGACCCCTCTGTTTGGGAaccaagaaaatggagaaaaataaaagaaaaccacaTTTGATTTCTATGTCATGTCTCCCACTTTCTTTTCTGccaaaaatcccaaaaaaaaaaaaaaaaaaaaaccaaagccaAAAACCTTAGAGCAATCAAGCCAAAGTGCCAACAAGTCATATGAATTTTTAGTAAAGTGCAATCTTCTTCTGCATTGTCGTGACAAATTTTaccattcaaaattttctttcagtTTCTCATTATTCTCTCAGCATCCAACCAATTGTAGCCAAGCGTTGCATCTAACCTAAAAATCGATTAACTGAATTGGAAATAGAGATTGGATCAGTACCTTGAACTCAACGATCGATCGCAACGCAGCATTTGGAGAAGAAATGGTTGAATgctctttaattatttatttatttatttttgtttgtaaatAGCAATCGGGTCTATGCTTCAACCAAAAGCATAAGAGTGGGTAAAATATGAGCTTAATTAATACCAGTACAGGTGATTATGGGCTAAGTATGGGTCGACCCAGTTTTTTAACTATTGGATATTGAATTACTCATTATTTATTAGGGTGGGACAACCGACACTTCGGATTATAACACCCTTTACAACTGGAAGAAAGATTAGAGTTAATTGGTTTTTAAAAGTTAGTGGCATGTTTGgttgctatttttgaaaattggtcggaaaacaattcttaaattttttttttgatgttttcataaataaaattatatttgagaattgaattctAAATAACagttttgttctaaaaaataaataaaaacatatttagtttagtgaataaaaaaatattttttttaaaacaaataaaacaaaaaccatgtttaaaagttattttttgttttttttttaatttaatattttcttctaaCTCCTCTcagtttatgaaaaaaaaagatataaataaaaaaatattttttaatcattttttaaaccttttgCATATTGATCCCTTATCccgaaattattttttcatccCCACCTTCTTCATCCTCTGAGATTTCTCTCGCCATCTCTTCCTCTTTCCTCTCATGTTTGGTGCTCATTAGCATCCACACTCCTCTCTTCCTCTTTCATCTTATCACTTCCATTTCCCCACTCTGTCTCttatctctctcacacacataTTTACCCAGCTCCATTGCCCCATGTGATTATTGGATTGCCACCATCACCAACATTGTTGTTAGtcaattttctcatttaaagaaagaaattggaaaaaaaaaacagaaaaaagaattGAGAACACAAATTTAAGGGTTTGTGGGTTTGTTCTTTGTGTGTGAATTTAGGATTTAGTTCAATTTGTTGTATGATGCATTTTTGGAGGGTTTGAGGGtttgtgatttcttttttttttgtgtgtatttttttttttgtgtgttcttcatgattttttgcgtgtttttttgtttaggtagaaaacaaggaaaacaacTTGAGATTGTTTTCCAAAAACATCAAATttagaacacaaaaaacaaatttgaaaacacGAGTAATAATTGTCAAACGTATTTTGGAATGTTttctgttttcaagaacaaaaaaacagtttttaagaagaACAACTAAATAGACCCTAAGTGACCATTtcaatatattcaaatattaaataatttttcttaaagacGTTTATAATGGAAGTATTACTAACAAAAATTCTTccaaactaaaaacattttaactaGAATCATTCCTAAATAACCTCTAAATTGATGAGACCATATGAGGTAGTGAAATAATGCTTTGTGAACTTTACCATTTTTATATCTAGTTCAATTCATGGTTATCCTAGAAAACCATTTACAAATTCCCAAGAAACCCAAAACATGGatcttctattttctaaaaacaacgTACACATAACATGAACCAATATCCTTGACTCTGATATTTAAATCAAGTTTAATCATCTCATTTAAAGACCAATCAACAATCAAAGAAGGTAGATTAAAACTTTCATGACAATCAACATCATTATCATTTGAGTAATCCATTCTGAGTTGAAGAGTGACATTATTGCACTTCAACAATTAGTTATAccataattttccttttcttgcaTGTTTCCACTATTACAAGTTTGAAGAGATTAACATTTTTAAGATGGTGCCCTGCTTCTCACTAAATGACTTAAAAATCTAATTCATTGAACATTGTAGTTATGTACAATCTTTATTTCTTCCCTGAAGTTACCTCTAATTAGACCCTACGATATTGACGATCAACGCTCTGCGTCAAAGCTCAAAAATGGGTTGTTTTGCTACTCCCGAGAGTTGAACCCCTTAACCAAAAGGTTGggtatatattaattttttcaataaaataactttaaaatacctattatacttttaatttcatttataagagttttgttttatattttcataagctttgattaattttaggccaatcaatattttgtgtcaaaatatccgttgatatatctctgatatatcCAATATAACCGTAAAATTAAACtaccgatatatccatgattaccgatatttttatccttgtgATGAAGTGAATGATTGCAAAGCTATAGGTAGTGAATCGAAGAGACAAGAACCTCAAAAGCAAACATGAGATGTAATAAGcctttattatattattaaaagctTAAGTTGTTAGATAATAAGTTCACAATCTATACCGGACTAATACCGTCCCTCTTCCTCGCATACTACCCTGTACCTGCATATGGAGAAAAAACTCAGCAGTTATGAATTACAAATAAATGGATTACAAAGAAGAAAGCTCCAACCCGAGATCTCTAATTAAGCAAAACTTCGACACCATGTTAAGGAAATCTTGGGGATGGGTTAAAGAAGGATAGGATTTTCTAGATTAAACACATCTTCAGATATTGATATTGATGTAGTAACACAAAACAAGTACAAGTGGAAGTGTGGAGATGTACCTAAGTGAATATTGGGGGGTGAAAGATAACATAATCAGCTCACACTTGTTCAGTGAATTACTCTGTTATCAATCTCTATGTAGGAAATGTGGGCTATCTTGTGCCAATGCCTTCCTATTTCCATCTGGCATTGTCTTTTAAGAAGAGGACAATTCCTGATAACGAGACGAGAAAGAAAATGGGGCAGCCCCTCTTCTGGTAAGGACTTGAGCCTGTGACACTCCTCAACCACAAAACTTTCAAGAGACTTGAGGTTTCTCAGCCTCTCAGACAATGAGTTGAGGTTGGTGAGTTTTTTAATGCAAAGAGAGCTAAGAGTGGAGGGCAGCAGCCATTCTGGAAAGGACGACAATCCTGGACAGCCACCAAGAGTGAAGTGGCAAAGAGACATAAGCTTGTGAAGACCCCATTCGAACTGTGGCTTAAGATTCTCACAATCCAGAATGGTTAACGTCTTCAGGTTCATGGGCATACCCCCTTCTGGAAGGGACACAATCCTGGGGCAGCCGGTTATCCTCAAATGTTGAAGGGATGAAAGCTTGTGCATCGAGTGGGGCAAGGCCACCAGGTTTCCACATTGAACTATAGACATCGTTCTTAGATTTGTGATGGTAGTGTTGGTCATTCCTGGAAAGCTCACTAGACAAGGACATCTTTCAATGATTAAGCGATCAAGATAAATGAGACTGTGTAGGTCCTCAGGTAAGGACTCAAGATTCACACAGTCCTTGATGACAAACTCTTTAAGCATAACATTGGCAGGCAGCCCTGAACCACTGCTTGGAAAGGACTTGAGAGACGAACACCCGCTGATCTCCAAATGTTCAAGAGATAATGTATGCAGTATCATTGCAGGTAAAGCTTTCAGATTCCCACATTTTCTGATCACGAGACGTTTAAGCACAGCAGGCAACCCCATTTCTGCAAGGGACGTGAGACTTGGACACCCCTCGATTATCAAAGACTCTAGAGATGTGAGATCGTGAAGCCCCTCAGGAAGAGACTCGACCTTTGGAACATTAACTATTCTTAAATCTTCAAGGTTTCTGAGATTGCAAAGCCCCTTCTGCAGCCTCTCTATGTTATTACAATCCATAATTTCCAAGGTCCCTAGCTCAGAGGGCAGTTCCTCCTCCTCCCCATCTGGTAAAGATGAAATTCGTGGACAATTCCAGATTAGCAAACGTTTAAGAGAAGTAAGGAGTTGCAAACTGACCTCTCTAGGGAAAGCCATAAGCTCACTGCAGTCAACAATCTTTAACTCCTCGAGTGATGCTAGGTTTTTAAACATCCCTTCAGGTAAGCACACGAGATTTGAAATTCCAGATATGTGCAAGGAAGTTAGTGACATCAGGTCAACCACACTTCTCAATATCGTTCCATCACACTCCTCCAGGTCTAGTTCACAAAGCAATGGCAATCTTGGAAGAGAACTCAGTTCCGAACATTTGTATATCTCTAGTCTTAATAATGATGAAAAGCAGTCGGGTAATTCTCTCAACTTGGGACACCCAAGTATTGAAAGCTGATGGAGGCAAGGTAGTTCTCCACTGTCTACTGAGTTTCCGACAGATGGAAGCCTTTTAAGGGAATCCAGCTTTTCACAATAACGTATTTCCAGGTTTGTTAAGGCAGGGAAGCGGGGTGACAATCTTCTTAGATTGGGACAGTTCCATATAGTAAGTTCATGGAGACAAGGAAATTCTCTAACACCGCTTTCTTCAACCCCAGAAGACCACTCCTCCAGCTCAAGCATGTTGTCGAGCATTAGCGTTTCTAGTGATTGAAATGGTTGTAGGGAACAGCCATCCCCATAGAATTCATGCCCCATACGTTTGACACCATGCATTCCATCAATGACAAGGTTTCTGAGTGAAGGTAGTAGGCCAAGGGAAGGGAGGGACTCACATTTTGTGCAACCAATGAGTTCCAGTCTAGCTAAATTAGATAGCAATGGATCCCCCATCCAACTAGGAAATCTTGCACCATCATATGATTTGATGGTGAGCTCTTTTATGTTCCAATGGGGTCGTAGCTCATCAAGTACATTCTCATCAAATCCTCGGTCTTGTGAATGGGCATTGTTCTCATGATAACCCCATGCCAGCTCCAACTCATGGAGATGctctttattctttatatttgcCTCCACAACATCTATGATGTCTGCTACATTTTCCAACTTCAAAATACATAGTTTTCCCCGAAGATTTGACATGTCCCTCAAGTCCCTTATCCTTGAGCTACCATTTTCGCCTACAACAAAGCTGGACAGTGTTTGGAGACTTGTCAAATTGTCAATTCCCACTGGCATCTTCTGCAATTTAAAACTTCCCCTTGTGTCAAGATGCCTCAGATGAATTAGGTTGCCCATGTTATCAACTAACCCAGTCAGATGGTAGCAATCAATCAGCATTAGACTCTGTAGACTGTAAAGAGTACTCATAGATTCAGGTAACCTTACAATGTTTGTATGAGAGAGGTCAAGGTACCTTAGGTGTTTCAAGTTGCTAATTGAATCTGGAAATTCTGTCATGTTGTACCATCTCAATGATAAGACTCGTAAGCATTTTAACACTGGGAATAAGTTGGATTGGACCTTATGCGGTAGGCTGCAAGCGAAGTACCTTTGCTGAACATCCAGTGGTAGGAAAGTGCGCAATGACTTGGCTTCATAAAACGCTTCAAATTTTGTCATCCCATCATATGGGCTACGAATATACGATGCATGACGAACCTTCTCAGAAATTCTGCACAAGCTTTTTATGTCTGATGCATCATTCAACCTGAAAGATATATCCCCAGAGATGTTTCGTGCTAAATCATTGATAAGATCATGCATTACAAAGCTTGATGCATTGCTACATGATTTTTGGAAGAATGACCTTGAGAATAATTCATCAAAGTACTCTCTGCCTATGTCTTCAATCTGCTT
Proteins encoded in this region:
- the LOC100253387 gene encoding putative disease resistance RPP13-like protein 1, translating into MAVGDAFLSAFLQVLFDRLASPELLKIAQIWRVDVELKKLKGTLLKIQAVLNDAELKQVWNNAVRIWLEDLKHLAYDVEDIVDEFEIEALRWKLEAEPQFDPTQVWPLIPFSPRVVSFRFAVLSKINKIMEKLEEIARGRKDLGLKEKTERNTYGISQRPATSSLVNKSRIVGREADKQKLVDLLLSNDTSEGEVCRNGDKVFIIPVSGMGGIGKTTIAQLVYNEERVIQQFELKAWVCVSEEFDLMRVTRSILESATGRSSDLKDLGQLQVSLKKVLRGKRFLIVLDNVWNENYNNWDDLMVPLRAGAQGSKVIVTTRSEAVSLMVGSIPSYNLDGLTYEDCWSLMALHAFAGKSSSAYANLEAIGKEIVKKCGRLPLVAKALGGLLRNKVLDSEWEDILNSEIWNLLDEKNDILPSLRLSYYHLPAHLKPCFAYCSIFPKGYELDKENLVLLWMAEGFVQQKQKKQIEDIGREYFDELFSRSFFQKSCSNASSFVMHDLINDLARNISGDISFRLNDASDIKSLCRISEKVRHASYIRSPYDGMTKFEAFYEAKSLRTFLPLDVQQRYFACSLPHKVQSNLFPVLKCLRVLSLRWYNMTEFPDSISNLKHLRYLDLSHTNIVRLPESMSTLYSLQSLMLIDCYHLTGLVDNMGNLIHLRHLDTRGSFKLQKMPVGIDNLTSLQTLSSFVVGENGSSRIRDLRDMSNLRGKLCILKLENVADIIDVVEANIKNKEHLHELELAWGYHENNAHSQDRGFDENVLDELRPHWNIKELTIKSYDGARFPSWMGDPLLSNLARLELIGCTKCESLPSLGLLPSLRNLVIDGMHGVKRMGHEFYGDGCSLQPFQSLETLMLDNMLELEEWSSGVEESGVREFPCLHELTIWNCPNLRRLSPRFPALTNLEIRYCEKLDSLKRLPSVGNSVDSGELPCLHQLSILGCPKLRELPDCFSSLLRLEIYKCSELSSLPRLPLLCELDLEECDGTILRSVVDLMSLTSLHISGISNLVCLPEGMFKNLASLEELKIVDCSELMAFPREVSLQLLTSLKRLLIWNCPRISSLPDGEEEELPSELGTLEIMDCNNIERLQKGLCNLRNLEDLRIVNVPKVESLPEGLHDLTSLESLIIEGCPSLTSLAEMGLPAVLKRLVIRKCGNLKALPAMILHTLSLEHLEISGCSSLKSFPSSGSGLPANVMLKEFVIKDCVNLESLPEDLHSLIYLDRLIIERCPCLVSFPGMTNTTITNLRTMSIVQCGNLVALPHSMHKLSSLQHLRITGCPRIVSLPEGGMPMNLKTLTILDCENLKPQFEWGLHKLMSLCHFTLGGCPGLSSFPEWLLPSTLSSLCIKKLTNLNSLSERLRNLKSLESFVVEECHRLKSLPEEGLPHFLSRLVIRNCPLLKRQCQMEIGRHWHKIAHISYIEIDNRVIH